The Lutibacter profundi genome includes a region encoding these proteins:
- a CDS encoding restriction endonuclease subunit S: MITKTNLKDILKSLNFKENGDVFSKKFDAFDCLLKVDFKKGAITYPENKGLKINERQTCNLKSNENFVVLECVNRLLEKGYNPKHIELEPKWKVGHGASGGRADILVKDNSDKALLIIECKNAGTEFTKHWKETLENGSQLFGYAQQEGNAKFISLYASDFTDKKVVANYYLITLVDNEQYLEDNPKLLAFKDAKIREEIFNVWKHTYQKDYTTKGLFEKDIQAYNIGKKKYSVEDLSLVDSTTKQSKYHEFATILRKYNVSGRENAFDKLVNLFLCKIVDEKNNPKDLQFYWKGIAYDTPFEIQDRLQKLYKVGMDEFLKEEVTYIDNKQIDQAFWAFKNDPDATRETIKGYFKQLKFFTNNDFAFIDVHNERLFYENAQVLIDIVRLFQDTKIKSNTKNQFLGDMFENFLDGGIKQSEGQFFTPMPITRFIIQSLPLENIINDSQQPPKAIDYACGSGHFLNELASQMRPFIEATKDAQIEDYLKEIYGIEKEYRLSKVAKVSAFMYGQDNIDLTYADALAKNDKFKNNSFKILVANPPYAVKGFLSTLDQDSKDTYTLLNTIDSKAIQTNNSIECFFIERAKQLLEADGVGAIIVPSSVLSNADATYQETKSILLKYFHIVAIAEFGSGTFGKTGTNTVTLFIKRRNENPEKSKHYKNRINSWFANDTKKQKVFEDEHYIISYCQHLEYDFDDYKTLLKGIPNDNLLKTEMFDDYRNAFDNLTSTKNKKKQTNFKKLSQSKKEEELTDLFYTYLTEIEKEKLYYFTLASTNQSEVVIVKGPSDNKTSKKFLGYEWSTAKGNEGIKLYTDANGKHRTPLYDEDNRSNQDKINYYIQQAFENQNPVIPEELASFVSRSSLINMLDFKRTEFDKHISLTPKKTVRIQSKWKLVRLEDIAKDMFAGGDVPKNNFSENKTAKFNIPIFANGFENKGLYGYTDKARVVENCITISARGTLGYTEIRKEPFFPIVRLIVLIPNDLIKLEYLKSIIGLLDFTDSGAVIPQLTVPKVKPLKIPLPPKDIQEKIVKECKKIDKEKEKAEQGIGKAKTVIQKLVDDAFGKDKKDKISKLFIINSKTKNPTTKPDDTFTYVDIDAVGKGTGIISYNNKVLGKDAPSRARRIAEKGNFIISSVRPYLKGFAYIDKDVSDCVFSTGFFVLNSKDEKVILNKIMFYAFMYFEPLMQQIEAKMGKGQYPSINKTDLDNFTISVTNINDQKKIIKSIEKQETEIEKSRKIINGIAERKQKVLTKYL, from the coding sequence ATGATTACAAAAACAAACTTAAAAGACATACTGAAATCGTTAAATTTCAAAGAGAATGGAGATGTATTCAGTAAAAAGTTTGATGCCTTTGACTGCTTGTTGAAAGTGGACTTTAAAAAAGGAGCAATCACTTATCCTGAAAACAAAGGACTAAAAATAAACGAAAGACAAACTTGTAATCTCAAATCAAATGAAAATTTTGTTGTCCTTGAATGTGTAAATAGACTACTTGAAAAAGGCTACAACCCAAAACATATTGAATTAGAGCCAAAATGGAAAGTTGGACACGGAGCAAGTGGCGGTAGAGCAGATATTTTAGTTAAAGACAATTCGGATAAAGCGTTATTAATTATTGAATGTAAAAATGCTGGAACAGAATTTACAAAGCATTGGAAAGAAACACTTGAAAACGGAAGTCAATTATTTGGTTATGCACAACAAGAAGGAAATGCAAAATTTATTTCACTTTATGCTTCCGACTTTACAGACAAAAAAGTAGTAGCAAATTATTACCTAATCACATTAGTAGATAACGAGCAATATTTAGAAGATAATCCTAAACTATTAGCATTTAAAGATGCTAAAATTCGAGAAGAAATATTCAACGTTTGGAAACATACCTACCAAAAGGATTATACTACAAAAGGACTTTTCGAAAAAGATATACAAGCCTACAACATTGGTAAGAAAAAGTATTCTGTTGAAGATTTAAGTTTAGTTGATAGCACTACCAAGCAAAGTAAATATCACGAGTTTGCTACTATTCTAAGAAAATACAATGTCTCAGGTCGTGAAAATGCTTTTGATAAATTAGTTAATCTTTTTCTATGTAAAATTGTTGACGAAAAAAACAATCCGAAAGATTTACAATTCTATTGGAAAGGAATAGCTTACGATACGCCATTTGAAATTCAAGACCGTTTACAGAAACTATATAAAGTTGGTATGGACGAATTTCTGAAAGAAGAAGTAACCTATATTGACAATAAACAAATTGACCAAGCATTTTGGGCTTTTAAAAACGACCCAGATGCAACAAGAGAAACCATAAAAGGTTATTTCAAACAACTAAAATTCTTTACCAATAACGATTTTGCATTTATTGATGTTCACAATGAACGTTTATTTTACGAAAATGCACAAGTACTTATTGATATTGTTCGTCTGTTTCAAGACACTAAAATTAAGAGCAATACCAAAAATCAGTTTTTGGGTGATATGTTCGAAAACTTTTTAGATGGTGGTATAAAACAATCAGAAGGACAATTTTTTACACCAATGCCAATTACTCGTTTTATCATTCAATCCTTACCACTTGAAAATATAATCAACGATAGTCAACAACCACCAAAAGCCATTGATTATGCTTGCGGTTCAGGTCATTTCCTAAATGAATTGGCTTCACAAATGCGACCATTTATTGAAGCGACAAAAGATGCTCAAATAGAAGATTACCTCAAAGAAATTTACGGTATCGAAAAAGAATATCGTTTGAGTAAAGTCGCCAAAGTATCGGCTTTTATGTATGGGCAAGACAACATTGATTTAACCTATGCGGACGCATTAGCCAAAAACGACAAGTTCAAAAACAACAGTTTTAAAATATTGGTTGCTAATCCACCATACGCAGTAAAAGGTTTTCTAAGCACATTAGACCAAGACAGCAAAGACACCTACACCTTACTTAATACAATTGATAGTAAAGCGATACAAACCAACAACTCAATTGAGTGCTTTTTTATAGAAAGAGCCAAACAACTTTTAGAAGCTGATGGTGTAGGAGCTATTATTGTTCCTTCCTCAGTTCTATCAAATGCAGATGCAACTTATCAAGAGACAAAAAGCATTCTATTAAAGTATTTCCATATTGTAGCTATTGCCGAATTTGGATCAGGTACTTTTGGTAAAACAGGAACAAACACAGTAACGCTATTTATAAAACGCAGAAACGAAAACCCCGAAAAGTCCAAACATTATAAAAACCGTATAAACAGTTGGTTTGCAAACGACACTAAAAAGCAAAAGGTCTTTGAAGATGAGCACTATATTATCTCCTACTGCCAACATTTGGAATACGATTTTGACGATTACAAAACACTATTGAAAGGAATACCTAATGATAATCTATTGAAAACAGAAATGTTTGATGATTATAGAAATGCATTTGACAACCTTACCAGTACCAAAAACAAGAAGAAGCAAACTAACTTTAAAAAACTTAGTCAATCAAAGAAAGAAGAAGAATTAACCGACTTATTCTACACGTACTTGACTGAAATAGAAAAAGAAAAACTGTATTATTTCACATTAGCAAGCACTAACCAAAGTGAAGTTGTAATTGTAAAAGGACCAAGTGACAACAAAACAAGCAAGAAATTTTTAGGATATGAATGGAGTACTGCCAAAGGAAACGAAGGAATAAAACTCTACACAGATGCTAATGGAAAGCACCGCACGCCTTTGTATGATGAAGATAATAGAAGCAATCAAGATAAAATAAATTACTACATACAACAAGCATTTGAAAACCAAAACCCTGTAATTCCAGAAGAATTAGCTTCTTTTGTAAGTCGCAGTAGTTTGATAAATATGCTTGATTTTAAACGTACTGAATTTGATAAGCATATATCATTAACGCCAAAAAAGACAGTTAGAATTCAATCAAAATGGAAATTGGTGCGATTAGAAGATATCGCAAAAGATATGTTTGCAGGTGGTGATGTTCCTAAAAATAATTTTTCAGAAAATAAGACAGCTAAGTTTAATATTCCAATTTTTGCAAACGGTTTTGAGAACAAAGGGCTTTATGGTTACACAGATAAAGCAAGAGTTGTCGAGAATTGTATTACAATTTCAGCAAGGGGTACATTGGGTTATACCGAAATTCGCAAAGAACCTTTCTTTCCAATTGTACGCCTTATCGTTTTAATACCAAATGACTTAATAAAATTAGAATATCTAAAGAGCATTATTGGTTTATTAGATTTCACTGATAGTGGAGCTGTTATCCCACAATTAACTGTACCAAAAGTAAAACCTTTAAAAATACCATTACCACCAAAAGACATACAAGAAAAAATAGTAAAAGAGTGCAAGAAAATAGATAAGGAAAAAGAAAAAGCAGAACAAGGTATTGGGAAAGCAAAAACTGTAATTCAAAAACTGGTTGATGATGCGTTTGGTAAGGACAAAAAAGATAAGATAAGTAAGCTTTTTATAATAAACTCAAAAACCAAAAACCCAACAACAAAACCTGATGATACTTTTACTTATGTAGATATTGATGCAGTAGGAAAAGGAACTGGAATAATTAGCTACAACAATAAGGTTTTAGGCAAAGATGCACCTTCAAGAGCAAGAAGAATAGCCGAAAAAGGCAATTTTATTATTTCTTCTGTTCGTCCATATTTAAAAGGTTTCGCTTACATAGATAAGGACGTTTCAGATTGTGTATTTTCAACAGGTTTCTTTGTGCTAAACAGCAAAGATGAAAAAGTTATTTTAAACAAGATTATGTTTTATGCTTTTATGTATTTCGAGCCATTAATGCAGCAGATAGAGGCAAAAATGGGAAAAGGACAATATCCAAGTATCAATAAAACGGACTTAGATAATTTTACAATTTCAGTTACAAACATTAATGACCAAAAGAAAATTATAAAATCCATAGAAAAACAAGAAACGGAAATAGAAAAATCAAGAAAAATTATAAACGGAATAGCAGAACGAAAACAAAAGGTATTAACGAAATATTTGTAA
- a CDS encoding IS30 family transposase, translating to MKANKYKRLTLKERVVIETLLQENKTKSYIAKRLNRSRSTITREVNKWGGDYNATLANWSAKDDYLNKRNKDKINTYNRLKIFVYRGLLSGWSPEQISGRIKLKYPNDPVMSISYEAIYMHIYAHRQARLNRKLIALLPYQKSQRRRANAKSKRGVKIKDQTSIDDRPKHIENREEIGHWEGDLVIGKGQQSAIGTLVERKARYTFIVKLKSRKSATVRKGFAKEFNQIAPLFTKSLTYDNGMEMAEHKQFTNHTSMPVYFAHPYSSWERGTNENTNGLIRRFFPKGTDFSKVTEKELKIVQEKLNNRPRKVLGYRTPKEVFYSEIVNHKIKNMMLM from the coding sequence ATGAAAGCAAATAAATATAAGCGACTAACATTAAAAGAACGTGTTGTAATAGAAACCTTATTACAAGAAAACAAGACCAAAAGCTATATCGCAAAAAGACTAAATCGGTCACGTTCTACCATCACCAGAGAAGTCAATAAATGGGGTGGAGATTACAATGCAACTCTTGCAAATTGGTCTGCAAAAGACGATTATTTAAACAAAAGAAATAAGGATAAAATAAACACCTATAATAGACTAAAAATATTCGTTTATCGAGGACTATTAAGCGGTTGGTCACCCGAACAAATTTCAGGTAGAATAAAGCTAAAATATCCAAATGACCCTGTAATGTCTATCTCTTATGAAGCCATTTATATGCATATTTACGCACATCGCCAAGCGCGTTTAAATCGTAAATTGATAGCATTATTACCCTATCAAAAAAGCCAAAGAAGAAGAGCAAATGCTAAGAGTAAAAGAGGTGTAAAAATAAAAGATCAAACCAGTATTGATGATAGACCAAAGCACATCGAAAACAGAGAAGAAATTGGACACTGGGAAGGAGATTTAGTTATCGGAAAAGGACAGCAAAGTGCCATAGGTACTCTAGTTGAGCGAAAAGCACGATATACATTTATTGTAAAACTTAAAAGCAGAAAATCAGCAACCGTTAGAAAAGGTTTTGCTAAAGAGTTTAATCAAATAGCCCCCCTTTTTACAAAGTCTCTAACCTACGATAATGGAATGGAAATGGCAGAGCACAAACAGTTCACAAATCACACATCAATGCCAGTATATTTTGCACATCCATATTCCTCGTGGGAGCGAGGAACCAACGAAAATACAAATGGACTCATTAGACGCTTTTTCCCAAAGGGAACTGACTTTAGTAAGGTAACCGAAAAAGAACTAAAGATAGTGCAGGAAAAGCTAAATAATAGACCAAGAAAAGTACTCGGATATAGAACTCCAAAGGAAGTTTTTTATTCTGAAATAGTAAACCATAAAATTAAAAATATGATGCTAATGTAA
- a CDS encoding DUF262 domain-containing protein: MAYETALKIKDVVESIHKKKYLLPAIQREFVWNTYQIERLFDSIMRNYPISSFLFWQVEKENVTDFKFYEFLREYHERDNRHNSKADVNGEEEITAILDGQQRLTSIYVALKGTFAEKLPRKRWDNDKAYPKTKLYLNLVSKSEHSELEFDFAF; this comes from the coding sequence ATGGCATACGAAACAGCACTAAAGATTAAAGACGTAGTAGAAAGCATTCATAAAAAGAAATACTTACTTCCTGCAATCCAAAGGGAATTTGTTTGGAACACATACCAAATCGAAAGATTATTTGATAGTATAATGAGGAACTATCCTATTAGTTCTTTTCTATTTTGGCAAGTGGAAAAAGAAAATGTAACGGATTTTAAATTTTACGAATTTTTGCGAGAATATCACGAAAGAGACAATCGGCATAATTCCAAAGCAGACGTAAATGGAGAAGAAGAAATTACAGCAATTTTGGATGGACAACAAAGATTGACTTCTATTTATGTTGCTCTAAAAGGAACTTTTGCTGAAAAATTACCAAGAAAAAGATGGGACAATGATAAAGCATATCCAAAAACAAAACTGTATTTGAATTTGGTCTCAAAATCAGAACATAGCGAACTTGAATTTGATTTTGCTTTTTGA
- a CDS encoding tyrosine-type recombinase/integrase, producing MKTSSTLKPTILLKKVLHRKKVQLLLVFPYNDFIISKIRKINGYTWSQTLKGWYINYTIKNVEFIKETLRNDVYFKLDTSIYNVTHTNRTTKRRPRQISDENKEIIRAYTKYLRGKCYSESTVKTYFTFVADFFDYIKDKPLTTLSNRDVEKFLEDVFIPRKYSISTHRQFISAIKLFKAFYPECKIEEVGLKRPKKSKILPTVLSKEEIIDLLRYTKNLKHRAVLAMIYSAGLRISELLNLELNHIDIDRRQIVVKNSKGRKDRNIILAQSFIPLMQNYLMSYEPKTYFVEGKPFQKYSAESIRSFLHRATKIAKINKRVTPHTLRHSYATHLLENGIDLRYIQELLGHAKPETTMIYTHVSKKDLLNIESPLDLAIKSLVGTDKNNKNLRLSGNY from the coding sequence ATGAAAACTTCTTCAACCTTAAAACCTACCATATTATTAAAAAAGGTACTGCACAGAAAAAAGGTGCAATTACTTTTAGTATTTCCGTATAATGATTTTATTATTTCAAAAATTAGAAAAATAAATGGTTATACTTGGAGTCAAACATTGAAAGGCTGGTATATTAATTATACTATAAAAAATGTAGAATTTATTAAAGAAACACTTAGAAATGATGTTTATTTTAAATTAGACACCTCTATTTACAATGTAACACATACCAATAGAACAACAAAACGCAGACCTAGACAAATTTCAGACGAGAACAAAGAAATTATTAGAGCCTACACTAAATATTTAAGAGGCAAGTGCTACAGTGAAAGTACTGTTAAAACATACTTTACCTTTGTAGCTGATTTTTTTGATTATATTAAAGATAAGCCGCTTACTACATTAAGCAATAGGGACGTTGAAAAATTTTTAGAAGACGTTTTTATACCTAGAAAATACAGTATTAGTACGCATAGGCAATTTATAAGTGCCATTAAGTTATTTAAGGCTTTTTATCCTGAATGTAAGATTGAAGAGGTTGGATTAAAAAGACCGAAAAAGAGTAAAATACTTCCTACTGTTTTATCAAAAGAAGAAATTATAGATTTATTACGTTACACTAAAAACTTAAAACATAGGGCTGTTTTAGCTATGATATATTCGGCCGGATTACGTATTAGTGAATTATTAAATTTAGAATTAAATCATATTGATATTGACAGGAGACAAATTGTAGTAAAAAACAGTAAAGGACGTAAGGATAGGAATATAATTTTGGCACAAAGTTTTATTCCATTAATGCAAAATTATTTAATGAGTTACGAACCAAAAACATACTTTGTTGAAGGAAAACCATTTCAAAAATATAGTGCAGAAAGTATTCGGTCATTTTTACATAGAGCTACCAAAATTGCCAAGATAAATAAAAGAGTTACACCACACACTTTACGACACAGTTACGCTACACATTTATTAGAAAATGGTATTGATTTACGTTATATACAAGAATTATTAGGACATGCTAAACCTGAAACCACTATGATTTATACCCATGTATCAAAAAAAGATTTACTAAATATTGAGAGTCCGCTAGACTTAGCCATAAAAAGTTTAGTTGGCACTGATAAAAACAACAAAAACCTACGTTTATCCGGAAACTATTAA
- a CDS encoding TPM domain-containing protein, with protein MKIGTKILILFLILNLLSCKGNAQETETKKLTTEIDFSEMEKSSIPKPIGIINDYGQIFTESQRTELSKILYDYDIETTRQIVVVTIDSIKPYNDIQKYATELAQTWGIGTAEKNNGLTIVVCNPCRQIGIATGTGTELILTDEICKKVIEEKIIPEFKNGEFYSGIKKGVIELIEKWK; from the coding sequence ATGAAAATCGGAACTAAAATATTAATTCTTTTCTTGATTTTAAATTTGCTTTCCTGCAAAGGAAATGCACAAGAAACGGAAACTAAAAAACTGACAACCGAAATTGATTTTTCGGAAATGGAAAAAAGTTCTATTCCAAAACCAATTGGAATTATAAATGATTACGGACAAATTTTTACGGAATCACAACGAACTGAATTATCGAAAATTCTTTATGATTATGATATTGAAACGACAAGACAAATTGTGGTGGTTACAATTGACAGCATAAAACCTTATAATGACATCCAAAAATACGCAACGGAATTAGCACAAACTTGGGGAATTGGAACTGCCGAAAAAAATAATGGATTGACAATAGTTGTGTGTAATCCTTGCAGACAAATCGGAATTGCAACAGGAACTGGAACCGAATTGATTTTGACTGACGAAATTTGTAAAAAAGTAATTGAAGAAAAAATAATACCTGAATTTAAAAACGGAGAATTTTATAGCGGAATTAAAAAAGGTGTGATAGAATTAATAGAAAAGTGGAAATAA
- a CDS encoding GmrSD restriction endonuclease domain-containing protein, which yields MTEDEAKENDDNSFWFSVGEILNLKKPGEVNSYLIQNGIFQNYTQEQANFANNTLFQLHNVIHITPLISYYKEKSQSLDKVLNIFIRINSGGTILSYSDLLLSIATAQWEEKDAREEIIKFVDEINDIGNGFNFNKDFVLKSSLVINDFSDFAFKVDNFNKANMLKIERNWENLTDAIRIAVKLVASFGYNRETLTSNNAIIPIAYYLHKINATESYPDSNNNLEDKEKIRKWLILTLVKRAFSGQPDNVLRPIRKIIKENDTIFPLDKIVEKFKGTNKSLLFSDEDVENLTYYKYGQGFTFSVLSLLYPHLDYNNQFHIDHIFPKSLFTRTKLRKRGIEEEKIDKFIDYLNYIGNLQLLGAIPNIEKKDTEFKVWLEKTYPNTDKQNEFKNTHNIPNVDLEFENFIEFFEEREKILVTEFGKILQIEIEKTEAE from the coding sequence TTGACTGAAGATGAAGCAAAAGAAAATGATGATAATTCTTTTTGGTTTAGTGTTGGCGAAATTTTGAATTTAAAAAAACCAGGAGAGGTAAACAGTTATCTAATTCAAAATGGGATTTTTCAAAACTACACTCAAGAACAAGCAAATTTTGCAAACAATACTCTATTTCAATTACATAATGTTATTCATATAACACCTCTTATTAGTTACTACAAAGAGAAAAGCCAATCTTTAGACAAAGTATTAAATATATTTATAAGAATTAATAGTGGTGGAACAATTTTGAGTTATTCCGATTTATTATTATCAATTGCTACAGCACAATGGGAAGAAAAAGATGCAAGAGAGGAAATAATAAAATTTGTAGATGAAATAAATGATATTGGGAATGGATTTAATTTCAATAAAGACTTTGTCCTGAAATCCAGTTTAGTAATAAATGATTTTAGCGATTTTGCATTTAAAGTTGATAATTTCAACAAAGCCAATATGCTTAAAATTGAACGGAATTGGGAAAACCTTACTGATGCAATTAGAATAGCAGTAAAACTTGTTGCAAGTTTTGGTTACAACAGAGAAACATTGACTTCAAATAATGCTATAATTCCTATTGCTTATTATCTACATAAAATTAACGCCACCGAGAGTTATCCAGACTCTAATAATAATTTAGAAGATAAAGAAAAAATACGCAAATGGTTAATTCTAACTTTAGTTAAAAGAGCATTTAGTGGTCAACCAGACAATGTATTGAGACCAATCCGAAAAATCATTAAGGAAAATGACACCATTTTTCCACTTGACAAAATTGTTGAGAAATTTAAAGGAACTAACAAATCACTATTGTTTTCAGATGAAGATGTTGAAAATCTAACCTATTACAAATATGGTCAAGGTTTCACTTTTTCTGTCCTATCGTTATTGTATCCACATTTAGATTATAATAATCAATTTCACATAGACCATATATTCCCTAAAAGTCTTTTCACAAGGACAAAATTGAGAAAAAGAGGAATTGAAGAAGAGAAAATAGATAAATTTATTGATTACCTAAATTACATTGGAAACCTTCAATTACTTGGAGCAATTCCAAATATTGAGAAAAAAGATACCGAATTTAAAGTTTGGCTTGAAAAAACCTATCCAAATACTGACAAACAAAACGAATTTAAAAACACTCACAATATTCCAAATGTTGATTTAGAATTTGAAAATTTCATTGAGTTTTTTGAAGAACGAGAAAAAATACTCGTTACTGAATTTGGAAAAATATTACAAATTGAAATTGAAAAAACAGAAGCGGAATAA
- a CDS encoding DUF5655 domain-containing protein — MALYKIENKLEYIKEKPFRLEKEIQELTENNLKTIFGLEFVKSEFALNNFRIDTLAFDKEANAFVIIEYKRDKNFSVIDQGYAYLSLMLNNKADFILEFNENLDKTLKRTDVDWSQSRVLFVSPAFTNYQREAINFKDLPIELWEVKRFENTTVSYEQIQKAGAQESIKTISKADKTIDSVAKEIKVYSEQEHLENVSDEIKELYEKFRNAIQNLDNLEIKPKKKYIAFVAGRNVIDILPQKKALKMWINMSKGELDDTKGITRDVSTTGHWGNGDYEIQIRDDENLEYILSLVKQSIKKNKK, encoded by the coding sequence ATGGCATTATATAAAATAGAAAATAAATTAGAGTACATAAAAGAAAAACCATTTCGACTTGAAAAGGAAATCCAAGAATTAACAGAAAATAATCTGAAAACAATTTTCGGACTTGAATTTGTAAAATCTGAATTTGCCTTAAATAACTTCCGAATTGACACTCTTGCTTTTGATAAAGAAGCAAATGCTTTTGTAATAATCGAATATAAACGAGACAAAAATTTTAGTGTAATTGACCAAGGTTATGCTTATTTGTCTTTAATGCTAAATAATAAAGCGGACTTCATTTTAGAATTTAACGAAAATCTTGACAAAACTCTGAAAAGAACTGATGTAGATTGGTCACAATCGAGAGTTTTATTTGTTTCTCCTGCATTTACAAACTATCAAAGAGAAGCAATAAATTTTAAGGACTTACCAATTGAATTATGGGAAGTTAAAAGATTTGAAAATACAACCGTTTCATACGAACAAATTCAAAAGGCTGGAGCACAGGAAAGTATTAAAACAATTTCTAAAGCGGACAAAACGATTGATAGTGTTGCAAAAGAAATTAAGGTTTATTCAGAACAAGAACATTTAGAAAATGTGAGTGATGAAATAAAAGAACTTTATGAAAAATTTAGAAATGCAATTCAGAATTTAGACAATCTCGAAATTAAACCAAAGAAAAAATATATTGCCTTTGTTGCTGGTCGAAATGTAATTGACATTTTACCACAGAAAAAAGCATTGAAAATGTGGATTAATATGAGCAAAGGAGAACTTGACGACACTAAAGGAATTACCAGAGATGTATCGACAACTGGACATTGGGGAAATGGAGATTATGAAATTCAAATCAGAGATGATGAAAATCTGGAATACATATTAAGTCTTGTAAAACAGTCGATTAAAAAGAATAAAAAATAA
- a CDS encoding type II toxin-antitoxin system RelE/ParE family toxin, with protein MKVFLSELAETKLLKLSNFLLENWNLKVRNDFIKKLTSKIDQISEQPESCPQSSEFNGLFKCVVTKQTTFYYRINPDRNEIEIITVFDTRQNPNKLEKDIK; from the coding sequence ATGAAAGTATTTTTATCAGAATTAGCTGAAACTAAACTTCTAAAACTGAGCAATTTTTTATTAGAAAATTGGAATTTAAAAGTTAGGAATGATTTTATTAAAAAACTGACTTCTAAAATTGACCAAATTTCTGAACAACCTGAAAGCTGTCCACAATCATCTGAATTTAACGGACTTTTTAAATGTGTTGTTACAAAACAGACAACTTTCTACTACAGAATAAACCCTGACAGAAATGAAATTGAGATTATTACTGTTTTTGACACAAGACAAAATCCAAATAAATTAGAAAAAGATATAAAGTAA